The following is a genomic window from Lysinibacillus sp. JNUCC-52.
AGAGAATGATTCATTCTTTTGGGTTTAATGAATTAGATGAACTAATTATTATGCAGTATCCACAAGCTGACAATGATATAAAGCTAGGTACAGGAACTCAAATATACACTATAAATCCAGATAAAAGCGTGAATGCTTATGTAGCAAGATGGTATCCAGAAAATAATTTCCCTACCAAATTATTGTCTATTAGCATATTTAAACCATTAGATGACCGCAACTGGGTAGATGTCAGTGTTAATGGTATAAATTGGTCGTTTATGAACTATATTTATAATGACTCTGATAGGATAGAAAAGGTTGTTTCTTGCAATTCTGATGTAGAATCACCATTATGTTATAATTTTTTCTACGATAATGAAGAAAAGTTAGAAAAAATAATGATTGATGAGATTATATGGTGGAAAAGAAGAAAGTAATATCATAAAAATAAATATTTTATATACTATTGAAAATGTGCTAAATAGATTATCCTAACCCTAATTTTGGTTTTTTGTTTTCTCTAAAAAAAGTAGTTGAATTTGAAGGATATAATGATCCACGGGAAGATGAAAAATATAACTTTAATGTGGCAGATATGGAATAACTTTTATAGATAAGCCTCATCACAGAAGGAATATTTAAGGGTATCGATTTATACAAAAAAGATTATTACTATCTTAAATCATTTATTTTAAAGGGCAATAAATCCATTAAAAAGGATTTTACTGCCCTTTTAATTCACGAGTAGACCAACAAAGCGGAAAAATGAAGATGTATATATTTTAAAAACTTTAGTGAAACAGAAGGTCATTTACATAACCTGAAAATAGTAAAAGGGATAGATGGATTATATGAAAATGCAAATACAGAATCAAAAATTAAATATGTAATTGATGAAGCGAAGTTTGGTAGTTCCCAATTAGGCAAAACAAAAGATGGACCACAAATGTCAAACGAATGGTTGACAGGTGCGAAAACTGAAAAAAGTAGAATTTTGAAAGCTGTTGGTGGTGATCAAAAACTAGCAAATAAAATCACCAAAGCATTGGATGAAGATGAAGTTGAAAGAGTATTATCAAAAGTCGATAGTAATGGGAATGTAATAACATATAGGTTAAATGCTAAGGGTGAAATAATTGGAGAATGGCCTTGATTTAGAGGCAAGGAGGAAATAAAAAAAATGAGGGATCATCTATGTATAGAAGAAAAATGTAGAGAAGAAATTGAATATCATAAAGAATTTATAGCTGAAAATAGGGAGGATATCAGAAATTTAGAGGAGGATACCAAAAATGGTATTCAAAGAAAATCCAAAGACAATAAAAGTCGTATAGAAGCGAGTTATTTAAGGACTTTTAAATATGAGATGGAAGATATTAGGGCGAAATATTCTTTAGGAGAAGATATTAGTGCAATAGAAAAAGACTTTCATAATGCAATTTATGATTTAGAGCATACAGGGACTAGGGAAGTTGGATATTTAAGTATTCTTTGGACGATTTCTTTAGGAATCCTATTAGAAACGGATAAAAAGAATATAGAAAGATTAAGTAAGGTGGTTGAGAAAAAAGAAATAAGCGATTCAGTGATTGATTTTTTATTATATGCTAGTAATATCGGACATACTAAAATCACTAATGATTATTATAAAGTAAATCCCTATGCAAAAACAAAAGAAATTATAGAACTTGCGCAAACCGATAAGAAAGAAGCATCTAAAAGATTACAAACGTATATGGAGAAAGAATGGTTTAAAGGTCATTATGATTACGATTGGAAGAATGCACACAAGGAGCCTGGATATGTAGGGTTTTGGAGCTTTGAAACAGCAGCGCTAGCGAAGATACTAGAACTTGATGATACAAGCCTAATAAATAATAATCACTATCCATATGACTTGGCACATTACAAGAATGAAATGAAATTCAAGCAGATTTCCCTCAGTGACTACGACAATGAACAAGAGATTGAGGAACTTGAAATAATAGAAGGAATTGAAAATAATCCTTTATTGGAAAAGGTTATTCCACCAATATGGCACTCATTTGTCAATGAATTGATACATGATTATAAGGTTATGGATGATAGTAGTTTTTATGAAAAATACAAAAAATCTATAGGGTTAGACCAAATCTGGTTCTTATTACAAGAATATAAAGAAGAAAATAAGCGAAAAAATCTCTTGGGAAGTTTAATTGTTTTTGCAATGGTCGAAAAAGGATATATATTGCAATTAGATTATAAAGAAGATTTGGAAGATTACGATTCAAGTATGAAAAATGAGTGGAATACAAAAACAAAGTTAGTTCAATTTATATTAAATAATGATCAGAATTATTTTGCATGGGTACCAGCGGATGCCAATGTTGAAGCGTTGTATGAAGTATTTATTAAAGATGTCAAATAAACTGGATTTGCAATCACGTTCAAGTAGATAGGATTACGAAAGAAGCTAAGGTCTGAAAACGGAGAATATTTCTGATTTCAGGCCTTTTAATTAGGACTAAAGAGGGAAGATACTTGTTTTATTCAATGATGTAAATAATATACGTAATACGATATATCTACCTACTAGTAGATAATCACCCAACCAGGTCTATTCATTGAGGATATAATAGTTTCCTTGCTCAATATAATCGGGAGATTCGACAAGAATTAGATATCTTATTAGAAGTTGGAGATAAAAATAAATGGACCTCTCAACAATATCATGATGCTATACAAGAATTAATAAATGACCAAAGGAAAGATTTAAGAAAAGGTAGAACAAAACTACATTGTGAAGGGGGATATAATGAATTATTATAAGTTAGCTAACGTTTACGAACGAGATGTCTTTTTTTCTTATGCTGATAATAATACGTTTGTAAGGTTTGATTTGGAAAAAGGTATTGAGTATCCTTCGAATGGGAGACTTTACTATTCAATAGATAAAATTGATAGTTATTTAGACAAGTATGATGTTTTGCCTACGATAGGGGGAGAATTAGTAAGTTTAAAACTAAAAAAGTTGATAGAGAGACTAGGTACAGATTGTCAGTTCATTCCTGCAGTAATAACATCAACAAATACTGGTGAAATCAACGAATCCTTTTTTGTCTTGAATGTATTAAATTTGATTCCTTGTTTAGATATGAAGAAATCGGAATACAGACCATTGATAAAATCCTTACCTGATGGGCCAATTAAACTATTGTCTATAAAGTATGTACCTAATTCTCTGATTGGGCATCATATTGTACGAATGAAAGAATATGCAGGAAATATTATTGTTGATGATCTATTTATAAGAGCATGTAAAGAAGAAAAGATAAAAGGAATAATGTTTGTGAAAGAAGGAAGTACACAAAGACCGGATTTTGTCGAAATTTAGAAATTAACCTAATGTCAAAACCTAATAAAAAAACAAGATTTTAAATTAAGAGTTTGAATAAGGTAATACCGCAAAGAACTAAAATAAACAGATTTAAAGTTATTAAAGTTTCAAAACATATGTAAAGAAATTGTCTTAAGCTCTTTCTAGACATATGTTTTTTTGTAGAAAGGAATTGCTTTCTTAATGGGGGTATTTCATCTGACACAATTAGACTTATAGCTATGTAAGTAATTAACACATGGAGCAGGACTTTTGATTTGATAAATTGGAAAAAAGTTATTCCGTCTGCAATTAGAGTAAATTAACAAATTTATGAAACACATCAATCCTTCTTTGACTCTATTGGTATGGGAGAATTAAGAGATGAAGCATTTAATGGTATTATGATGCCTGGTAACCCCGACACATTAAAAGGAAGCTCTTTTAGTAGGATTCATAATACTCAACACTCTATGTATAGTGATTATTTCTTGAGAAGGGTGACGGATATTGCCGATCAATACTCTTTGGGATTAATAAATGACAAAGAAACTAGGACTGATACTCGAAAATTGTAAATAGAATTGAAAAACAAAATACAGAAGGGGCACTTTGGTACTGTGCAATCTAAGAAATATCCTAAGTGTCAAAGATTAGGGTGATAGTATGAGTTATTATATGATAGTTAAGGATAATGTAAAGTCGCCTATTTTTTTGAAGGGCGTTATTCACGAATCATTTGATGAAACAAAATACAATGAGGGAATGGGATATGAATGGAATAAAATCTTTTTTCAAAAACAAGAAATGCCAAAAGATTTATGGTTAATTACTAATAATAAAATTGAATTTGACTATTATGAGGGTTTTAATGGTCATATTATCAGTAGTGATTTTATTACATTGATGAATCAAGTAAATACTTTACTAAAGTATGTTACATCAAACCTACAAATTGTTAGTTCAAAGGGAAAATCTAAAGTAAAGAAACCCTATTATTTTATTAAGTACTATAATAGAGAAGATTTCGTTGATTACGAAAAGTCAGAGTTTACAAAAAGAAGTGTTTCAGGAAATAGGTTATTTGACATAAATTTTATGGTTGAAAAATATCAAAAAATTGTTCTACAAGAAAATGATAGAGACGTGTTTTGTTTGAATGATTTAAAATTAGCAAGATATCTATTTTGTTCAGAAAGGTTTAAGCAACTTTGTGAAGAAAAACAAATGAAAGGAATTCAATTTTTAGAATTAGAAGATGTTCCTCAATATTTTTCTTCATATGATCGATAATTTATATGTTCCTGATTTTTGTAAGTAAATAATTTTTCATTTAAAACGATTCAACACATGTTAAGAGGACAAATCCTTTCAACATGTGTTTTCTTTAGTAATGAAACTTCTTCTTCTTAAATATTTTTATTCTTTAGTGAGTCAAGAAGGACAAGATTACAAAAAATCTAAGGCACCGCTCTAGGTAGGCGGATAGAGAAGTGTTCGGAAGGTAGAGCTACTCATTTTGTGTGGGATGGCAATACGATTTTGCATGAGTATTTGTCACAGGATAATTCAGTGGAGAATGCCTCACAGACAGATGACTTAGATAGTCTCGTTACATGGGTATTCAATGATGGCTTTGTCCCTTCAGCTAAGATAACGAGTGAAGGCAACTACAGTATTATTAGTGATTATCTCGGAACACCTGTTGAAGCCTATGATGAACAAGGTCATAAGGTTTGGTCGGCTGAGCTTGATGTGTATGGGCGAGTGAACGAGTTTACGGGTGAGAAAGATTTTATTCCGTTTAGGTATCAAGGGCAGTATGAAGATTTAGAGATTGGATTGTATTATAACCGATTCCGATACTATGACCCAGAGCAAGGGAATTATACGCAGGTTGATCCGATTGGGCTTGCGGGTGGGAATCCTACGTTGTATGGGTATGTTGGTGATCCTAATAGCTGGTTAGATCAATATGGACTGAATACATCTTTAGGTAATATCGGTGAGAGTGAAATAGTTAATCGATTGAACAATTGCGGAAGATACTCAGAAGTTGTTCAGATTCAAAATAATTCTGGTCATGGTGTGGATATTCTGTCGAAGAATAAATACACTGGTGAATGGAGTGCGTATGAAATAAAAACGACAAAAACTAATAGAAATCCTAGACTGTCACGTGATCAAAAATTATTAGGAGCCAATAAGTATACCCAAGATCGCCTTAACCGTGCAGGTAGGGGT
Proteins encoded in this region:
- a CDS encoding PoNi-like cognate immunity protein — its product is MRDHLCIEEKCREEIEYHKEFIAENREDIRNLEEDTKNGIQRKSKDNKSRIEASYLRTFKYEMEDIRAKYSLGEDISAIEKDFHNAIYDLEHTGTREVGYLSILWTISLGILLETDKKNIERLSKVVEKKEISDSVIDFLLYASNIGHTKITNDYYKVNPYAKTKEIIELAQTDKKEASKRLQTYMEKEWFKGHYDYDWKNAHKEPGYVGFWSFETAALAKILELDDTSLINNNHYPYDLAHYKNEMKFKQISLSDYDNEQEIEELEIIEGIENNPLLEKVIPPIWHSFVNELIHDYKVMDDSSFYEKYKKSIGLDQIWFLLQEYKEENKRKNLLGSLIVFAMVEKGYILQLDYKEDLEDYDSSMKNEWNTKTKLVQFILNNDQNYFAWVPADANVEALYEVFIKDVK
- a CDS encoding RHS repeat domain-containing protein; its protein translation is MWDGNTILHEYLSQDNSVENASQTDDLDSLVTWVFNDGFVPSAKITSEGNYSIISDYLGTPVEAYDEQGHKVWSAELDVYGRVNEFTGEKDFIPFRYQGQYEDLEIGLYYNRFRYYDPEQGNYTQVDPIGLAGGNPTLYGYVGDPNSWLDQYGLNTSLGNIGESEIVNRLNNCGRYSEVVQIQNNSGHGVDILSKNKYTGEWSAYEIKTTKTNRNPRLSRDQKLLGANKYTQDRLNRAGRGIGHYQSIPSSEKADARRILAEIRAQGGIKTGTQINVFVDSNRNIKKVKGKKWCT
- a CDS encoding imm11 family protein is translated as MNYYKLANVYERDVFFSYADNNTFVRFDLEKGIEYPSNGRLYYSIDKIDSYLDKYDVLPTIGGELVSLKLKKLIERLGTDCQFIPAVITSTNTGEINESFFVLNVLNLIPCLDMKKSEYRPLIKSLPDGPIKLLSIKYVPNSLIGHHIVRMKEYAGNIIVDDLFIRACKEEKIKGIMFVKEGSTQRPDFVEI
- a CDS encoding Imm43 family immunity protein — translated: MSYYMIVKDNVKSPIFLKGVIHESFDETKYNEGMGYEWNKIFFQKQEMPKDLWLITNNKIEFDYYEGFNGHIISSDFITLMNQVNTLLKYVTSNLQIVSSKGKSKVKKPYYFIKYYNREDFVDYEKSEFTKRSVSGNRLFDINFMVEKYQKIVLQENDRDVFCLNDLKLARYLFCSERFKQLCEEKQMKGIQFLELEDVPQYFSSYDR